One window of Watersipora subatra chromosome 3, tzWatSuba1.1, whole genome shotgun sequence genomic DNA carries:
- the LOC137389913 gene encoding microtubule-associated protein futsch-like isoform X3, whose product MEIKDLDNDDEWLSDEEEEFQREQEAKLQAAQKRALAETESLSDEDQTPEQYQQRFEQKFDKEDDWSDEDVGFQGRNAPLRKSMNRASYSADESSEEEIMITSAPQQHQEPGREEMDMMVKKNLAYVNSNDLDQMDIMTSDLDIPESQLKLPDGVGEFVQAGDESYDYEKTHDMEAKEDSDNEDHPEAVGSLEVVGNSVIVADVKEVPSYSENVDRYTEENSHIARLDSDDQAASRTELISALAEDLKESDQSDMTSKVETVGSGIIEEDVSPTNKHEEETKVDAATLEGLPNTADDSRDRPHFNEDYSTQVIRPNRKSGWRRQLSEKLNEWEDELPSPSRPSGDFAVGSEAITSFMSGDEVEEREVNPSTDAGHIPVEKTKTTEVEIREKVEDSMHDKIRDWKNRTAESVAGQVDEWQSLGNFNIPNPSHEAPQGRRRAHEDAVEDNMPAEKRRDLDAMQGAVDDNAVLVQSISYDGDAEGADEREDDKARADDSDDEMEGDGEGYISESSSQDTVRERSLHRQSLPINTGSLSDDESLESPAAEIPLPDTADESGYVEILGGEEPPDEWMNLGTRRERVSSSSSSSDGSGFQFVSAEVANQRQHDRQSAAEEQLQQLGGQRVSDVPRQRLSTPPLDLPVATHPPVEDIIQETAYSERQYSMPRDSEVKPVKSVKEKETVEYDRMPTEPMSPMSHSPGEVLTDDEEVTEVASHQRIEELAQPELAAAPVEEAPVQKPRRESPKSDDPPEVVHKDAVVGRDEQAPQPTTRKDSYDRVEKLRKEMRTASSSGQTQSFDVQMTRQGRTAERFTERMMSFEKSKAMREKKTLAPPGLSGKFSSVFSRFETDDGSRAKRPQRQDIRRSKSTGPPARRNRDRSVESPETVQPTRVNTESSQPRRSQVLTRSKSQSREGEKSRLPERRESVEERRPEPRAKRIERSKTFDTGIPNRSPSGRKVIERMAKFGDASDARKSHQETVTTRNSGNERYDMTADGLRPKSSQPHFDVDIQIRREPDESDYHKRRSARRDKVRAASEERREEYLNVWDTEVPVRDEKRKVISPKRLHVTSVSRTIRPSTAQDQTRDELPISSSSSEPKIRQKSPTLQHEEVSVTVRPQQAVTQSSAPRRSRDTQAAKVEQSRMRSSIALRPTDDIIQPKQTSRQNAEPQRKSRAPERDRPWKKADSLEDLRSGSLVAQCKGKFDTGHSHPYQFLPGENKAFSNRRNEPSYTRGGSERQETMSDAVRDLTDAYDQMEDAEDYDIGYSRESLEYTRKWIENNETTPDMRQSPDVIQPPGRDRVADPRRDDANYRRMQRGNIRDVPKHYIMPSRAAVEPASPEPSVVSERGRARSMEGNRSASTGRPKGRSRSVPRKKPAKAIADRASVFSNPSDEPPMTRPDIEEHIKAASSGRFMQGNPSSRRSASPRPVTQKERLANRRSMPPPTELIQQQRQPSGRQQREPTEEEQRSPRAASKGVAMMIELYNKNKARDSALADVDEQTLASVDDDMFRHSSMPTSPPVDQTPAAAQAWKAWRGQVDRSGLEQKIEHAYSRHTQPAGPPVKRESKPLVSGWQQRSVLEERLVHPVSASQSYSAQPAQHSPPRPAKSNVAMDAQRKGWSTSPPAPAIPHRGYSAEPEHSGVYNGGQPADNAFDSYKQQTLQRFRQEEQYATVQRASRPEPPRQLPVQAPNTFDQALLMQAPPPKPERLYNKAEPWEAYPPNEYLTTNQLQGYQQRPPAQQPNDMRVPARYADERPQYAGYPSDRPASQRDPRYRDHPPPPQQQRPHPVPQARYDDRGYPAQPMHQAYREPDYPPPPKQNYPTAQSYREPGHDSRPYGPGREPYHHGYGDQPDGYRPAVRKEVRYPHEQPPRGPIPDPRYGQSNGIRSPPPQQANPRYGAFDPRMETGGRPPRRTNSVPNIKQQVTSPSKPPAPLHPYNPRYHDQYIEERQRQQTNAQHESLPRSSKKDKSSKKNKEKSSLPEFIPIQYATGKQASKAAPQNGYSGHPKYVQNNNYPPGNNRYTHPSEQGYTHNGYPPSGHPYPSNGHPDYPPRHGYHPGAHHGYHHDDPYAQRTRPGVGVIYNPDLGVSDF is encoded by the exons GCAGTTGGATCGCTAGAAGTGGTTGGCAATTCTGTGATCGTAGCAGATGTCAAAGAAGTACCAAGTTATTCTGAGAATGTAGATAGATACACGGAGGAAAACAGTCATATAGCAAGACTAGACTCTGATGATCAAG CGGCCTCACGAACTGAGCTAATCTCTGCATTAGCAGAAGACCTCAAAGAGTCCGATCAGTCTGACATGACTAGCAAGGTAGAGACGGTTGGGTCGGGCATTATTGAAGAAGATGTCAGCCCTACCAATAAGCATGAAGAGGAGACCAAAGTAGATGCAGCGACTCTAGAAGGCCTG CCAAACACCGCTGATGACAGCAGAGATAGACCACATTTCAATGAAGATTACAGCACACAAGTGATCAGACCGAATCGCAAGTCAGGCTGGAGAAGACAACTTAGTGAGAAACTGAATGAATGGGAGGATGAGTTACCGAGTCCCAGTAGACCGAGTGGAGACTTTGCGGTAGGATCAGAAGCCATCACATCTTTTATGTCTGGAGATGAAGTAGAAGAGCGAGAGGTGAACCCTTCCACCGACGCCGGACACATACCCGTTGAAAAGACTAAGACTACAGAGGTGGAAATAAGAGAGAAAGTTGAAGATTCGATGCATGATAAAATAAGAGACTGGAAGAACAGGACTGCTGAGTCTGTTGCtg GACAAGTAGATGAGTGGCAGTCTCTTGGTAATTTTAACATTCCAAACCCGAGTCATGAAGCTCCACAAGGAAGAAGGAGAGCTCACGAGGACGCTGTAGAGGATAACATGCCAGCCGAGAAAAGGCGTGATTTGGACGCTATGCAAG GAGCTGTCGATGACAACGCTGTACTCGTACAGTCAATCTCTTATGATGGTGACGCAGAAGGTGCTGATGAACGAGAGGATGATAAGGCGAGGGCTGATGACAGCGATGACGAGATGGAGGGTGATGGCGAGGGGTATATAAGTGAGTCGAGCAGTCAGGACACTGTGAGAGAGAGGAGCTTGCATCGCCAATCGCTGCCTATAAATACAG GGTCGCTGAGTGATGACGAGAGTCTCGAATCACCTGCTGCCGAGATTCCTTTACCTGATACTGCTGACGAATCAGGCTATGTTGAAATATTAGGGGGTGAAGAGCCTCCAGATGAGTGGATGAATTTAGGAACTCGGAGAGAACGAGTCAGTTCGAGCTCGAGCTCATCTGACGGTTCTGGATTCCAATTTGTGTCTGCAGAAGTCGCCAATCAACGACAACATGACCGGCAGTCTGCGGCTGAAGAACAA CTGCAGCAGCTAGGTGGTCAGAGAGTCTCCGATGTACCGAGACAGAGATTGTCTACCCCACCTTTAGACTTACCTGTGGCCACTCACCCTCCGGTAGAGGACATCATTCAAGAAACCGCTTATAGTGAGCGGCAGTACAGCATGCCAAGAGATTCCGAAGTCAAACCTGTTAAAAGCGTTAAAGAGAAGGAAACCGTAGAATATGACCGGATGCCTACAGAACCCATGTCACCAATGTCTCATTCTCCAGGAGAAGTGCTCACCGATGATGAAGAG GTAACAGAAGTAGCCTCCCACCAACGAATAGAAGAGTTAGCTCAACCTGAACTCGCTGCTGCACCAGTTGAGGAGGCACCAGTACAG AAACCACGGAGAGAATCTCCCAAAAGCGACGACCCTCCAGAGGTTGTGCACAAAGACGCAGTAGTTGGTAGAGATGAACAAGCTCCACAACCGACAACGAGGAAAGACTCGTATGATAGAGTAGAGAAGTTGAGAAAAGAGATGCGTACAGCATCCTCGTCTGGTCAAACCCAATCATTCGATGTTCAAATGACAAG GCAAGGCAGGACAGCTGAACGGTTCACAGAAAGGATGATGTCATTTGAAAAATCCAAAGCCATGAGAGAGAAGAAAACTCTTGCCCCACCTGGTCTGTCTGGCAAATTTTCGTCAGTTTTTTCAAGATTTGAGACCGATGATGGGAGCAGAGCGAAAAGACCTCAGCGACAAGACATTCGACGTTCCAAAAGTACTGGTCCTCCGGCTCGTCGAAACCGAGATAGATCTGTAGAAAGTCCAGAGACTGTACAACCAACTAGAGTAAATACAGAATCTTCTCAGCCAAGGAGAAGTCAAGTATTAACAAGGTCAAAATCTCAATCTCGAGAAGGGGAGAAATCAAGGTTACCCGAAAGAAGGGAGTCGGTTGAAGAGCGCCGACCTGAACCTAGAGCAAAGAGAATTGAAAGATCAAAAACTTTTGATACAGGCATACCGAATCGGTCACCTAGTGGAAGAAAGGTCATAGAGAGAATGGCTAAATTTGGAGATGCATCAGACGCACGAAAATCGCATCAGGAAACAGTTACAACGAGAAATAGCGGTAACGAGAGATATGATATGACAGCTGACGGGTTGAGACCCAAATCTAGCCAGCCTCACTTTGATGTGGACATTCAGATTCGTCGAGAGCCAGATGAGAGCGACTACCATAAACGGAGAAGCGCAAGACGTGATAAGGTGAGGGCTGCCTCTGAGGAGAGGAGAGAAGAGTACCTCAATGTTTGGGACACAGAAGTACCCGTGAGGGATGAAAAACGGAAG GTGATTTCGCCTAAACGCCTGCACGTAACGTCTGTCAGTAGAACAATAAGGCCTTCAACTGCTCAAGATCAGACTCGTGATGAACTGCCAATCAGCAGTTCATCGTCTGAACCTAAAATACGACAAAAGTCACCAACCCTTCAACATGAG GAAGTTTCGGTAACTGTGCGACCGCAGCAGGCAGTTACACAGAGCTCAGCTCCTCGTCGATCCCGAGACACTCAGGCAGCGAAAGTAGAGCAATCGAGGATGCGTAGCAGCATCGCTTTACGACCTACTGATGATATCATTCAGCCTAAGCAGACGAGTCGACAGAATGCAGAGCCTCAGCGCAAATCTAGAGCACCTGAACGAGATCGACCCTGGAAAAAAGCTGATTCTCTTGAAGATCTCCGCAGTGGTTCACTTGTGGCACAGTGCAAAGGAAAGTTTGACACAGGGCACAGTCATCCATACCAGTTCTTGCCAGGAGAGAATAAGGCATTTAGCAACAGAAGAAATGAG CCATCTTACACTAGAGGAGGCAGCGAGAGGCAGGAGACAATGAGTGATGCAGTACGAGACCTCACCGATGCATATGATCAGATGGAGGATGCTGAGGACTATGACATTGGCTACAGTAGAGAAAGCCTTGAATACACAAGGAAGTGGATAGAGAACAATGAGACAACTCCCGATATGCGG CAGAGTCCTGATGTGATTCAGCCCCCTGGTAGAGACAGAGTTGCTGATCCTCGAAGAGACGATGCCAATTACAGGAGAATGCAGCGAGGCAATATAAGAGATGTACCTAAACATTACATTATGCCAAGCAGAGCAGCCGTAGAACCCGCTTCACCAGAGCCTTCCGTCGTCAGCGAGAGGGGACG TGCAAGGAGTATGGAAGGAAATAGATCAGCTTCAACAGGCAGACCCAAAGGTCGGTCAAGGTCAGTGCCACGAAAAAAACCTGCCAAGGCAATAGCTGACAGAGCAAGCGTATTTAGTAACCCTTCAGATGAGCCACCCATGACAAGGCCGGATATCGAGGAACACATAAAGGCAGCGAGCTCAGGTCGGTTCATGCAGGGCAACCCGAGTAGCAGACGATCCGCCTCTCCTCGTCCAGTCACTCAGAAG GAACGATTGGCCAACAGAAGGTCAATGCCACCTCCAACCGAGCTTATTCAGCAGCAACGGCAGCCTTCAGGGCGGCAGCAAAGAGAGCCTACAGAGGAGGAGCAGCGGTCTCCTCGCGCTGCCTCTAAAGGTGTAGCCATGATGATAGAATTGTACAACAAGAATAAAGCGCGTGACTCGGCTTTGGCCGATGTCGATGAACAGACTCTGGCCAGTGTCGATGACGACATGTTCAGGCACTCTAGCATGCCTACCTCTCCTCCAG TAGATCAAACGCCTGCAGCAGCACAGGCATGGAAAGCATGGAGAGGTCAAGTTGACAGGTCAGGGTTAGAGCAAAAAATAGAGCATGCCTACAGCAGGCATACGCAACCCGCTGGCCCTCCTGTTAAACGAGAAAGCAAG CCTTTGGTTAGTGGATGGCAGCAGCGGTCAGTGCTTGAGGAAAGATTAGTTCATCCTGTCAGCGCCTCTCAATCCTACAGCGCTCAGCCAGCTCAGCATTCTCCACCCAGACCAGCTAAATCAAATGTGGCTATGGATGCACAGAGGAAGGGATGGTCTACGTCGCCGCCCGCTCCTGCTATTCCACATAGAGG GTACAGCGCTGAACCGGAACACTCTGGAGTATACAATGGTGGCCAACCTGCTGACAACGCCTTTGACAGCTATAAGCAACAGACTTTGCAGAGGTTTAGACAAGAGGAGCAATACGCGACTGTGCAAAGAGCATCTAGACCTGAACCACCCCGACAACTTCCTGTACAAGCCCCCAACACTTTTGACCAGGCACTGCTCATGCAGGCTCCGCCTCCGAAACCAGAAAGGCTCTATAACAAAGCCGA GCCATGGGAAGCGTACCCACCAAATGAGTACCTAACAACAAACCAACTACAGGGATACCAGCAGAGGCCACCAGCTCAACAGCCAAACGATATGAGAGTTCCAGCTCGCTACGCGGATGAGAGACCGCAATATGCTGGTTACCCTTCAGATAGACCCGCTAGTCAAAGGGATCCTCGATACAGAGATCATCCACCCCCTCCTCAACAACAAAGACCTCATCCAGTTCCTCAGGCTAG ATATGATGACAGAGGTTACCCAGCTCAACCTATGCATCAAGCATATCGGGAGCCTGACTATCCGCCACCACCCAAACAGAATTATCCAACAGCACAGTCCTATAGAGAACCTGGCCATGACTCCAG ACCATACGGGCCTGGCAGAGAACCTTATCATCATGGATATGGTGACCAGCCTGATGGATACAGACCAGCTGTTAGGAAGGAAGTCAGATATCCTCATGAACAG CCACCAAGAGGACCTATACCTGACCCACGATATGGCCAGTCCAATGGCATTCGTAGTCCACCTCCTCAACAAGCTAATCCCAGATACGGTGCTTTCGATCCCAGAATGGAGACGGGAGGACGTCCTCCTCGCCGAACGAACTCCGTTCCCAATATTAAACAGCAAGTTACCTCTCCATCCAAGCCTCCTGCACCACTCCACCCATACAACCCTCGTTATCATGACCAGTACATAGAGGAGAGACAACGACAGCAAACTAACGCTCAGCATGAATCGCTTCCACGAAGTAGTAAGAAGGATAAATCTTCAAAAAAGAATAAAGAAAAATCAAGTCTTCCAGAGTTCATACCAATACAATACGCAACAGGCAAACAAGCCAGCAAGGCTGCACCCCAGAATGGATATAGCGGGCATCCCAAGTACGTACAGAATAACAATTACCCTCCCGGCAATAACCGATACACCCATCCCTCAGAACAGGGCTATACTCATAATGGCTACCCGCCCAGTGGTCATCCATATCCTAGCAATGGGCACCCGGACTACCCACCCAGACATGGTTATCATCCAGGGGCACATCACGGCTATCACCATGACGACCCATATGCTCAACGAACCAGGCCTGGTGTTGGTGTTATTTATAATCCAGATCTTGGGGTTTCCGATTTCTAA